A genomic region of Saccopteryx bilineata isolate mSacBil1 chromosome 1, mSacBil1_pri_phased_curated, whole genome shotgun sequence contains the following coding sequences:
- the PCNX3 gene encoding pecanex-like protein 3 isoform X4, whose amino-acid sequence MGSQVLQILRQGVWASLTGGWFFDPHQSTFSNCFHLYVWIFLLTFPFLLYMVLPPSLMVAGVYCLVVAVIFTTIKTVNYRLHAMFDQGEIVEKRNSTMGEQEEEPAQGDSNLLRDPGVEMTVFRKVSSTPPVRCSSQHSLFGFNQVSELLPRMEDSGPFRDIKELVREQGSNNVIVTSADREMLRLSSQEKLIGDLPQTPPGAAPDPSLPSTDSSERSPPAGDGAPWSGSSVADTPMSPLLKGSLSQELSKSFLTLTRPDRALVRTSSRREQCRVGGYQPLDRRGSGEPMPQKAGSSDSCFSGTDRETLSSFKSEKTNSTHLDSPPGGQAAEGSDTDPPSEAELPASPDAGVPSDDTLRSFDTVIGAGTPPGPAEPLLVVRPKDLALLQPSKRRPPMRRHSPPGRAPRRPLLEGGGFFEDEDTSEGSELSPASSLRSQRRYSTDSSSSSCYSPESSQGAAGGPRKRRAPHGAEEGTAVPPKRPYGTQRTPSTASAKTHARVLSMDGAGGDVLRAPLAGSKAELEAQAGVELDAGEPTVLSAEARRGLAANQPGWRGELQEEGAVGGAAEETGKRDHSSNVRRTQAIRRRHNAGSNPTPPASVMGSPPSSLHESQRGRAASHSRALTLPSALHFASSLLLTRAGANVHEACTFDDTSEGAVHYFYDESGVRRSYTFGLAGGGYENPVGQQGEQAANGAWDRHSHSSSFHSADVPEVAGGLNLLQPRPVVLQGMQVRRVPLEIPEDSLHESQEQTLMEEAPPRAQHSYKYWLFPGRWTSVRYERLALLALLDRTRGLLENVLGVGLSSLVAFLGYLLLLKGFFTDIWVFQFCLVIASCQYSLLKSVQPDAASPMHGHNWVIAYSRPVYFCICCLLIWLLDALGSAQPFPPVSLYGLTLFSASFFFCARDVATVFTLCFPFVFLLGLLPQVNTCLMYLLEQIDMHGFGGTAATSPLTAVFSLSRSLLAAALLYGFCLGAIKAPWPEQHVPVLFSVFCGLLVALSYHLSRQSSDPTVLWSLIRSKLFPELEERSLETARAEPPDPLPEKMRQSVREVLHSDLVMCVVIAVLTFAISASTVFIALKSVLGFVLYALAGAVGFFTHYLLPQLRKQLPWFCLSQPVLRPLEYSQYEVRGAAQVMWFEKLYAGLQCVERYLIYPAVVLNALTVDAHTVVSHPDKFCLYCRALLMTVAGLKLLRSAFCCPPQQYLTLAFTVLLFHFDYPRLSQGFLLDYFLMSLLCSKLWDLLYKLRFVLTYIAPWQITWGSAFHAFAQPFAVPHSAMLFVQALLSALFSTPLNPLLGSAVFIMSYARPLKFWERDYNTKRVDHSNTRLVTQLDRNPGADDNNLNSIFYEHLTRSLQHTLCGDLVLGRWGNYGPGDCFVLASDYLNALVHLIEVGNGLVTFQLRGLEFRGTYCQQREVEAITEGVEEDEGCCCCEPGHLPRVLSFNAAFGQRWLAWEVTASKYVLEGYSISDNNAASMLQVFDLRKILITYYVKSIIYYVSRSPKLEAWLSHEGISGALQPVRAPGYADSDPTFSLSVDEDYDLRLSGLSLPSFCAVHLEWIQYCASRRSQPVDQDWNSPLVTLCFGLCVLGRRALGTASHSMSASLEPFLYGLHALFKGDFRITSPRDEWVFADMDLLHRVVAPGVRMALKLHQDHFTSPDEYEEPAALYDAIAANEERLVISHEGDPAWRSAILSNTPSLLALRHVLDDASDEYKIIMLNRRHLSFRVIKVNRECVRGLWAGQQQELVFLRNRNPERGSIQNAKQALRNMINSSCDQPLGYPIYVSPLTTSLAGSHPQLRALWGGPISLGAIARWLLHSWERLHKGCGAGCNSGGNVDDSDCGGGSGLTSLNNNPPLAHATPENTAGSGDQSLPPGTGWGPRPSLSSSGDGRPPSLPQWPPPRLPGLPPASPASAEGPRPSRAPGPGLLCSEGPSGKWSLGGRKGLGGSEGEPASGSPKGGTPKSQVPLDLSLSLDISTNTSAPRAAQDTPGLDSSAPESDTPTEAPGDWPAPAEERESPAAQPLLDHQY is encoded by the exons ATGGGGTCGCAGGTGTTACAGATCCTGCGCCAGGGGGTGTGGGCCTCGCTCACCGGCGGTTGGTTCTTCGACCCACACCAGAGCACCTTCTCCAACTGCTTCCACCTTTATGTCTGGATCTTCCTGCTCACCTTTCCCTTCTTGCTGTACATG GTCCTGCCCCCCAGCCTGATGGTGGCGGGCGTGTACTGCCTTGTGGTGGCTGTTATCTTTACTACTATCAAGACTGTGAACTATCGGCTGCATGCCATGTTCGACCAGGGCGAGATCGTGGAGAAGCGCAACTCTACCATGGGCGAGCAGGAGGAAGAGCCTGCCCAGGGGGACAGCAATCTGCTCAG GGACCCTGGAGTGGAGATGACAGTGTTTCGGAAAGTGAGTTCCACCCCCCCAGTACGTTGTAGCTCCCAGCATTCCTTGTTTGGCTTCAACCAAGTCTCG GAGTTGCTGCCCCGGATGGAGGACTCTGGGCCTTTCAGAG ACATCAAGGAGCTGGTGCGGGAGCAGGGCAGCAACAACGTGATCGTGACCTCGGCTGATCGAGAGATGCTCAGGCTAAGCTCACAGGAGAAACTGA TTGGAGACCTTCCGCAGACGCCTCCAGGGGCTGCCCCAGACCCCTCTCTCCCCAGCACAGACTCTTCAGAACGTTCTCCTCCGGCTGGAGATGGAGCCCCATGGAGCGGGAGCAGTGTTGCTGACACTCCTATGAGCCCCCTGCTGAAGGGGAGCCTCAGCCAGGAGCTGAGCAAGAGCTTCTTGACCTTGACCCGCCCTGACCGGGCCCTGGTGAGAACCAGCAGTCGACGGGAACAGTGCCGAGTGGGTGGCTACCAGCCCCTGGACCGACGGGGCTCAGGGGAGCCCATGCCCCAGAAAGCCGGCTCCTCAGATTCCTGCTTTAGTGGCACTGACAGGGAGACGTTGAGCAGCTTCAAGAGTGAGAAGACCAACTCAACCCACCTGGAcagcccccctggtgggcaagctgcTGAAGGCAGTGACACAGACCCACCCTCTGAGGCTGAGCTGCCAGCATCACCAGATGCTGGAGTCCCCTCAGATGACACACTGCGTTCTTTTGACACAGTTATAGGAGCAGGGACGCCGCCAGGCCCTGCTGAGCCACTCCTGGTTGTGCGGCCCAAAGACTTGGCCCTGCTTCAGCCTAGCAAACGGCGGCCGCCCATGCGGAGACACTCGCCCCCTGGCCGTGCGCCTCGGCGGCCCCTGCTGGAAGGCGGGGGCTTCTTTGAGGATGAAGACACCAGCGAGGGCAGCGAACTGAGCCCAGCCTCCAGCCTCCGATCCCAGCGCCGCTATAGTACTGATAGCTCCtcttcttcctgctactcccctgAGAGCTCCCAGGGTGCAGCAGGGGGTCCTCGGAAGAGAAGAGCCCCCCATGGGGCTGAGGAAGGGACTGCTGTGCCCCCCAAGCGGCCCTATGGGACACAGCGGACGCCTAGTACTGCCAGCGCCAAAACACATGCTCGTGTGCTGAGCATGGACGGGGCGGGGGGTGATGTCCTGAGGGCCCCCCTGGCTGGCTCCAAGGCTGAGTTGGAGGCCCAGGCTGGGGTGGAGCTGGATGCCGGTGAACCCACTGTGCTGTCTGCCGAGGCCCGCCGGGGACTTGCTGCCAACCAGCCTGGTTGGCGGGGGGAGCTACAAGAGGAAGGTGCTGTGGGGGGAG CAGCTGAGGAGACTGGCAAGAGGGACCACTCGAGCAATGTGAGGCGGACCCAGGCCATCCGGAGGCGCCACAACGCAGGCAGTAACCCCACTCCTCCAGCATCTGTCATGGGCTCACCCCCTAG CAGCCTGCACGAGTCTCAGCGCGGCCGAGCTGCCTCCCATTCCCGGGCACTGACACTGCCCTCTGCCCTGCACTTCGCCTCCTCACTGCTGCTCACTCGGGCCGGAGCCAATGTGCACGAGGCCTGCACTTTTGACGACACCTCGGAGGGGGCTGTGCACTACTTCTACGATGAGAGCG GCGTGCGGCGTTCCTATACCTTCGGGCTGGCTGGAGGCGGCTATGAGAACCCTGTAGGACAGCAAGGGGAGCAGGCAGCCAACGGGGCCTG GGACCGTCACTCACATTCCTCCAGCTTCCACTCAGCTGACGTCCCTGAGGTGGCTGGTGGCCTGAACCTGCTACAGCCGAGGCCCGTGGTTCTGCAAGGCATGCAGGTGCGCCGCGTGCCTCTGGAGATCCCAGAG GACTCCCTGCACGAATCCCAGGAGCAGACACTGATGGAGGAGGCGCCCCCCCGTGCCCAGCACAGCTACAAGTACTGGCTTTTTCCTGGCCGCTGGACCTCTGTGCGCTACGAGCGGCTCGCCCTGCTGGCCCTGCTGGACCG GACGCGGGGGCTGCTGGAGAACGTCCTCGGTGTCGGCCTGAGCAGCCTGGTTGCATTCTTGGGCTACCTGTTGCTGCTTAAGGGCTTTTTCACCGACATCTGGGTCTTCCAGTTCTGCCTGGTCATCGCCTCCTGCCAGTATTCACTGCTGAAG AGTGTCCAGCCTGACGCGGCCTCTCCCATGCAC GGCCACAACTGGGTGATCGCGTACAGCCGCCCGGTCTACTTCTGCATCTGCTGCCTGCTCATCTGGCTGCTGGACGCCCTCGGCTCAGCTCAGCCCTTCCCGCCCGTCTCCCTGTACGGCCTCACGctcttctctgcctccttcttcttctgTGCTCGTGACGTGGCCACCG TGTTCACCTTGTGCTTCCCGTTCGTCTTTCTCCTGGGCCTCCTGCCCCAAGTCAACACCTGCCTCATGTACCTGCTGGAGCAGATAGATATGCATGGCTTTGGGGGGACAG CCGCCACCAGCCCACTCACTGCGGTCTTCAGCCTCTCCCGCAGCCTCCTGGCTGCTGCCCTGCTTTATGGCTTCTGCCTGGGGGCCATCAAG GCTCCTTGGCCGGAGCAGCACGTGCCAGTCCTCTTCTCAGTCTTCTGTGGCCTCCTGGTGGCATTGTCCTACCATCTGAGCCGGCAGAGCAGTGACCCCACTGTGCTCTG gtcccTGATCCGGAGCAAGCTCTTCCCTGAGCTGGAGGAGCGGAGTTTGGAGACAGCCCGGGCTGAGCCCCCAGACCCACTGCCAGAGAAGATGCGCCAGTCGGTG CGAGAGGTCCTGCACTCTGACCTGGTGATGTGTGTAGTGATCGCCGTGCTAACCTTTGCCATCAGTGCCAGCACTGTCTTCATTGCCCTGAAG TCGGTGCTGGGGTTCGTTTTGTACGCACTGGCTGGGGCCGTGGGCTTCTTCACACATTACCTGCTGCCACAACTCCGCAAACAGCTGCCCTGGTTCTGCCTGTCGCAGCCCGTGCTGAGGCCGCTGGAGTACAGCCAGTACGAAGTGCGTG GCGCTGCCCAGGTGATGTGGTTTGAGAAGCTGTACGCTGGCCTGCAGTGTGTGGAGAGGTACCTCATTTACCCTGCGGTGGTGCTCAACGCCCTCACAGTGGACGCCCACACTGTCGTCAGCCACCCGGACAAGTTCTGCCTCTA CTGCCGGGCGCTGCTGATGACCGTGGCCGGCCTGAAGCTGCTGCGTTCGGCCTTCTGCTGTCCGCCCCAGCAGTATCTGACCTTGGCTTTCACGGTCCTGCTCTTCCATTTCGACTACCCGCGCCTCTCCCAGGGCTTTCTGCTAGACTACTTCCTCATGTCCCTGCTCTGCAGCAAG CTGTGGGACCTGCTGTACAAGCTGCGGTTCGTGCTGACCTACATTGCGCCCTGGCAGATCACATGGGGCTCGGCTTTCCACGCCTTTGCCCAGCCCTTCGCCGTGCCAC ACTCTGCCATGCTGTTCGTTCAAGCCCTGCTCTCCGCACTCTTCTCCACGCCGCTCAACCCCCTGCTGGGCAGTGCCGTCTTTATCATGTCCTATGCACGGCCCCTGAAGTTCTGGGAGCGCGACTACAA CACTAAACGTGTGGATCATTCCAACACCCGCCTGGTCACACAGCTGGACCGGAACCCTG GCGCTGATGACAACAACCTCAACTCCATCTTCTATGAGCACTTGACACGCTCGCTGCAGCACACGTTGTGTGGGGACCTGGTGCTGGGCCGCTGGGGCAACTATGGCCCCGGTGACTGCTTCGTCCTGGCCTCCGACTACCTCAACGCCTTGGTGCACCTCATTGAGGTTGGCAATGGCCTTGTCACCTTCCAGCTGCGTGGCCTTGAGTTTCGGG GTACGTACTGCCAGCAGCGCGAGGTGGAGGCCATCAcggagggtgtggaggaggatgagggctgctgctgctgtgagCCTGGCCACCTGCCACGGGTCCTGTCCTTCAATGCTGCCTTTGGGCAGCGCTGGCTGGCCTGGGAGGTGACGGCCAGCAAGTACGTGCTGGAGGGTTACAGCATCAGTGACAACAACGCAGCCTCCATGCTGCAGGTCTTTGACCTCCGCAAGATTCTCATCACCTACTATGTCAAG AGCATCATCTACTACGTGAGCCGCTCACCAAAGCTGGAGGCGTGGCTGAGCCACGAGGGCATCTCGGGGGCCCTGCAGCCTGTTCGGGCGCCTGGCTATGCTGACTCGGACCCCACCTTCTCCCTGAGTGTGGATGAGGACTATGACCTTCGCCTCTCCGGCCTCTCGCTGCCCTCCTTCTGTGCGGTGCACCTTGAATGGATCCAGTACTGCGCCTCCCGGCGCAGCCAG CCCGTGGATCAGGATTGGAATTCACCGCTGGTCACTCTGTGTTTTGGCCTGTGTGTGCTGGGCCGCCGGGCCCTGGGGACAGCCTCGCATAGCATGTCTGCCAG CCTGGAGCCCTTCCTCTACGGCCTGCATGCCCTGTTCAAGGGGGACTTCCGCATCACATCCCCACGGGACGAGTGGGTCTTTGCTGATATGGACCTGCTTCATCGTGTGGTGGCGCCTGGGGTTCGCATGGCCCTCAAGCTTCACCAG GACCACTTCACGTCGCCAGATGAGTACGAGGAGCCTGCCGCCCTGTACGATGCCATCGCAGCCAACGAGGAGCGGCTGGTCATCTCCCACGAGGGCGACCCGGCCTGGCGCAGCGCCATCCTCAGCAACACGCCCTCACTGCTGGCGCTGCGCCATGTCCTGGATGACGCCTCTGACGAGTACAAGATCATCATGCTCAACCGGCGTCACCTGAGCTTCCGAGTCATCAAG GTGAACCGAGAGTGTGTGCGTGGCCTGTGGGCCGGGCAGCAGCAGGAGTTGGTGTTCCTGCGCAACCGTAACCCAGAGCGGGGCAGTATCCAGAACGCCAAGCAGGCGCTCCGCAACATGATCAATTCCTCCTGTGACCAGCCGCTCGGCTACCCCATCTACGTGTCACCCCTCACCACCTCACTGGCTGGCAGCCACCCCCAGCTGCGGGCACTGTGGGGTGGCCCCATCAGCCTGGGCGCCATTGCCCGCTGGCTTCTGCACAGCTGGGAGAG gctTCATAAGGGCTGTGGTGCTGGTTGCAATAGTGGTGGGAACGTGGATGACTCGGACTGTGGTGGAGGCAGTGGCCTGACTTCCCTCAACAATAACCCCCCACTGGCACATGCCACACCTGAGAACACAGCAG GCAGTGGCGACCAGTCTCTCCCACCAGGCACTGGCTGGGGCCCAAGGCCCTCCCTTAGCAGTTCTGGTGATGGGCGCCCCCCGTCTTTGCCGCAGTGGCCGCCCCCTCGGCTCCCTGGACTCCCCCCTGCTTCACCGGCTTCCGCTGAGGGTCCCCGGCCCTCAAGGGCGCCTGGGCCTGGTCTCCTCTGTTCTGAGGGTCCCAGTGGAAAGTGGAGCCTTGGGGGTCGGAAGGGACTGGGGGGATCTGAGGGGGAGCCAGCCTCAGGGAGCCCCAAAGGAGGCACCCCCAAATCTCAG gTGCCCCTAGACCTCAGCCTCAGCCTGGACATCAGCACCAATACCTCAGCCCCCAGAGCAGCCCAGGACACTCCTGGCTTGGACAGCAGTGC